The proteins below are encoded in one region of Litorilinea aerophila:
- the dsrP gene encoding sulfate reduction electron transfer complex DsrMKJOP subunit DsrP: MRTVGAFFRDALDNVTAGSLGYHLWMGFLTFLMLLGAYAYSVQLREGLIVTGMYDYVSWGLYISNFTFLVGVAAAALMLVLPTYVFQDTDFVRAVLFGEGMAVAALIMCLAFVVVDMGGPARLWHMIPIIGIFNWPRSMLTWDVIVLNVYLVINLTVPFYILYHHYQGRKPNPRVYLPGVVLSLFWAVGIHLVTAFLYAGLPARPFWNSSLLGPRFLASAFAAGPALMILILTVINRTTPYTITASTIQKLSLVVTGAAQVNLIMLVSEMFKEFYWPTEHSKSAIYLFFGLDGHSALVPWMWTSLGLTAVATAVLTVPALRRRRPVLLACSALLFVGIWIEKGMGLIVPGFVPEPWGRIFVEYSPTWVEWTVTLGIWALGAWVFTLLTKVAVGVELRYQQSH; the protein is encoded by the coding sequence CCTTTGGATGGGCTTCCTGACCTTTCTGATGCTCCTGGGCGCGTATGCCTACAGTGTGCAGCTCCGGGAAGGGCTGATCGTGACCGGCATGTACGACTATGTGAGCTGGGGGCTCTACATCTCCAATTTCACCTTCCTGGTCGGCGTGGCGGCGGCGGCGCTCATGCTGGTCCTGCCCACCTACGTCTTCCAGGATACGGACTTCGTGCGAGCGGTACTCTTTGGGGAAGGCATGGCTGTGGCCGCGCTCATCATGTGCCTGGCCTTTGTGGTTGTGGACATGGGCGGGCCGGCTCGCCTCTGGCACATGATCCCCATCATTGGCATCTTCAACTGGCCCCGCTCCATGCTCACCTGGGACGTGATTGTGCTCAACGTCTACCTCGTCATCAACCTGACCGTGCCCTTTTACATCCTCTACCATCACTACCAGGGACGCAAGCCCAACCCCAGGGTCTACCTGCCGGGCGTGGTGCTCTCCCTCTTCTGGGCCGTGGGCATCCACCTGGTCACGGCCTTCCTCTACGCAGGCCTGCCAGCCCGGCCCTTCTGGAATTCGTCCCTGTTGGGCCCCCGCTTTCTGGCTTCTGCCTTCGCGGCCGGCCCGGCGCTGATGATCCTGATCCTGACGGTCATCAACCGCACCACGCCCTACACCATCACCGCGAGCACCATCCAGAAACTGAGCCTGGTGGTCACCGGCGCAGCCCAGGTGAACCTCATCATGCTGGTCTCTGAGATGTTCAAGGAGTTCTACTGGCCCACAGAGCATAGCAAGAGCGCCATCTACCTCTTCTTCGGGCTGGATGGACACAGCGCCCTGGTCCCGTGGATGTGGACTTCGCTGGGCCTGACTGCCGTGGCCACCGCCGTACTGACCGTCCCCGCGCTGCGCCGGCGCAGACCGGTGCTGCTGGCCTGCTCGGCCCTCCTCTTCGTGGGCATCTGGATTGAGAAGGGCATGGGGCTGATCGTGCCGGGCTTCGTCCCCGAACCCTGGGGACGCATTTTTGTCGAATATTCGCCCACCTGGGTCGAGTGGACGGTCACCCTGGGCATTTGGGCCCTGGGCGCGTGGGTCTTCACCCTGTTGACCAAAGTGGCTGTGGGCGTCGAGCTGCGCTACCAGCAGTCCCATTAG
- a CDS encoding YkgJ family cysteine cluster protein, whose amino-acid sequence MATWTTEANPCLSCGACCAYFRVSFYWGEGDDVEGGTVPVALTVQVSPWRRAMRGTEQPHPRCIALEGEIGRCVRCAIYERRPSVCREFTISGQDGRRNELCDRARQAWGLPPLGETEGQERPAAEGAGPQPEHLPSGPWRSPAPGDFAPDQVNVIPPTPPQPVAA is encoded by the coding sequence ATGGCCACATGGACGACTGAAGCAAATCCTTGCCTGAGCTGTGGAGCCTGTTGTGCGTACTTTCGGGTGTCGTTTTACTGGGGGGAAGGGGATGACGTGGAGGGGGGCACAGTCCCCGTCGCGTTGACCGTCCAGGTGAGCCCCTGGCGCCGGGCCATGCGGGGCACGGAGCAGCCCCACCCCCGCTGTATTGCCCTGGAAGGGGAAATCGGCCGCTGCGTCCGGTGTGCCATCTACGAGCGTCGCCCTTCGGTCTGCCGGGAGTTCACCATCTCCGGCCAGGATGGCCGCCGCAACGAGCTGTGTGACCGGGCGCGCCAGGCCTGGGGACTGCCGCCCCTGGGCGAGACAGAGGGCCAGGAGCGCCCGGCTGCCGAAGGGGCGGGGCCCCAGCCCGAACACCTCCCGTCTGGCCCCTGGAGGTCGCCGGCGCCCGGCGATTTTGCCCCTGACCAGGTGAACGTCATCCCACCGACCCCGCCCCAGCCGGTGGCCGCCTGA